A window of Desulfomonilaceae bacterium genomic DNA:
CCCAGAGATGAAGAAAATCCTCAGTATACAGTGGAAACGTTGCAACTATCTGATTCGCAACGCCTGTCGCTTGTCCATGCGAATTTGCCTATCACGAAGACCCCGCATGCTGAACTGACTATATAGCGTTTAGAAGTCTCAAGGTTGGTGAATATGGGTATACATGACGTATCGATCTACAGCGTTATCAAACGCAATGCTCGTTTGTACAAAGATAGAGCCGCCCTGAAATCTGGGCGAGAGACAATCAGCTACATCGAATTTATCAAAAAGATTGATGAATTGGCCGCCGGTCTCCATTCAGTTGGAGTAAGCAGAGGTCAGCGTATTGGAGTGCTAGCCAAAAACAGCCTGGAGTACGTGTACCTCTATGGAGCGGCTGCCCGAATCGGGGCTATAATATTGCCGATCAACTGGCGTCTGAGTTCAGAGGAAATTGAATACATTTTATCAGATGGCTCGCCGACTGTCCTTTTCGCCGATCCTGAATTTCAGGATGTGGCAAATCCTATAATCAACAGGGCGCCTCATCAAATTACCTGCTTCAGTACTCAGTCTCAGTGCGGTGTTTTCAGCGCTTTTAGGGATCTGATGGAAAAGGCCAACGCTAGTCATGCTGTTAAATTCAGCCAGGATGACCGTTGCGTCATAATCCATACGGCTGCGGTGCATGGGCGGCCTCGAGGCGCTGTAATCACCCATCAAGGTCTGTTGGTGACGTCCCTCCATCTGCAACACCTTTGGAATCTGGGCCCAAATGACGTAAACATGGCTATGTTGCCGCTTTTTCATGTAGCTGGAATCCTTATGATATTTTCAGTGATGATGGACGGAGGGTGTAACATAATCATGCCAGGCTTTGAAGTCGACATGGCGGTAGGGTTTATTGAAGACCATAAAGCCACCGTGTTTTTCGAATTTCCTCCAATGTTATCGTCATTGTTGGACAAGGCTGAGGAGGACGGTCGGGATTTGTCCAGTTTGAGGCATGTGCTGGGAATTGATCATCAGGATACGGCTAAACGGTTTCAAGATGTTACTGGAGGTATTTTTTGGGCGGCGTACGGTCAATCAGAGACATCGGGACTCACTTCGATTGGACCTTTTTTTGACAAGCCTGGATCAGTTGGTAGGCCACTTGAGTTGGCAGAAGTCGAAATAGTTAACGATTCTGGTAAAATCCTCGAACCAGGAAAATCCGGTGAAATTGTCGTACGTGGCCCCCAAGTGTTTAAGGGTTACTGGAATTTACAAGACGATACCAATTACACATTCCGAGACGAGTGGCACCACACCGGTGATATGGGACGAATAGACGAGACGGGGTATCTCTGGTTTGAAGGGCGGGCGTTGGAAAAAGAATTGATTAAGACTGGAGGTGAAAACGTATATCCTTCAGAGGTTGAGAATGTGATTAGACAGCACCCCTTGGTGAAGGATGTCACTGTGATAGGGGTTCCAGATCCCGAGTGGGGTGAGGCGATAAAGGCTGTGTGTGTCTTGAACTCAGGGTCGTCCATTTCTGAGGCCGATTTGATTGAGTTTGTGGCAGCGAGAATAGCCCGATTCAAGAAACCTAAGCACGTAGTGTTTGTAAGCGAAATTCCTAGGAACAATCACGGTAGTTTGGACAGAGAAAAGATCATGGCAGACTTCGGAAACACGTAAACTGGGAAAGGAATGAGGCCCTTTAATATGCAGTGGATTGAGCGGACTACTATTGCCCCTGGTCTCTTTAACACCCCCATGGCCAGGAGTCTTCCGGAAAAAGTTAGGGAGAAGCTTGCAGCGGCGGTTCCATTCCCGCGTCGATTCGGCAAACCTGCGGAATTTGTGATGCTGGTGAAACATATCATTGAGAACGCGTCCATTAATGGAACCACCATTAGAATCGATGGCGCTATCCGCATGGGCGCAAAGTAATCTAGTAGAGTCGAGCCAAAGGACAAACCTTCGATCAGACCAAACCCACTCTTGGTTTTTTAGCATATGGGTTGCGCCTATGGTCTTAGGTCGTATGAATTTGAGTCTATAAGCTTGCTAATTAACGGCCACAGGGAGGCGGTAATGAAAGAAGTCATCATATTGGGAGTGGGCATGACCAAATTTGGCATATCGAAACTTTCCATGAAGGAGATGTTTGCGGAAGCCGCCATGGACGCCCTTTCGGAATCCAACCTTGAAGCAAAAAATATGGAGGCGCTCTTCGTTGGAAACGTGCTTGGGGATTTCGAGGAGAGTCAGATCAACATAGCCCCATTTCTTGCCGCCGAAATTGGTATGCGCGTTGAGGCGCCAGCAACTCGATTTGAAAACGCTTGCGCATCGGCTACGGTGGCCATTCGGCATGCAGTCCTAATGGTCGCCTCAGGTATTTATGATTTAGTAATTGCGGGGGGGACAGAGCGGACTGCCATCATGGGAACGCCCTTGGCTACCAAAACATTCGCGATGGGGAGTCACTCAGAATATGAGAGGTTCACCGGCATAACTTTCCCAGGTGTTTTTGGTATGGTAGCGCACCAGTACGCTGCTAAGTACGACATCCCTCTTGACGTACTGAAACAGAGCATGGCCGCAACAGCTGTAAAGAATCATCGCAATGGCACGCTCAACCCACTGGCACATTTCCGGAAAGAGATTACCCTAGAAACAGTGCTTGGAAGCGCCATGATTGCTCACCCTCTTCAACTATTCGATTGCTGTCCTTTTTCCGATGGGGCGGCAGCCGTGATCATCGCTAATGCCTCAAAATATAAGGGCAGAATAGCAAAACCAGTATTCGTAATAGGATCTGGCCAAGCTACTGCCGGACCCCTATATCGTCAGAAAGATCTTACCCGCATGGTAGCTAGGGAAGCCGCCATTAAGTGCGCTTACGACCAAGCAGGTATTGGC
This region includes:
- a CDS encoding beta-ketoacyl synthase N-terminal-like domain-containing protein, which codes for MKEVIILGVGMTKFGISKLSMKEMFAEAAMDALSESNLEAKNMEALFVGNVLGDFEESQINIAPFLAAEIGMRVEAPATRFENACASATVAIRHAVLMVASGIYDLVIAGGTERTAIMGTPLATKTFAMGSHSEYERFTGITFPGVFGMVAHQYAAKYDIPLDVLKQSMAATAVKNHRNGTLNPLAHFRKEITLETVLGSAMIAHPLQLFDCCPFSDGAAAVIIANASKYKGRIAKPVFVIGSGQATAGPLYRQKDLTRMVAREAAIKCAYDQAGIGPADVDVCELHDCFTIAEIVASEALGFFEFGEGAAAVDRGDTSLGGRIPINPSGGLKAKGHPIGATGAAQVYEIVKQLRGECGERQVKDARVGVVDTLGGDFSTVCNLVLRRQ
- a CDS encoding AMP-binding protein; the encoded protein is MGIHDVSIYSVIKRNARLYKDRAALKSGRETISYIEFIKKIDELAAGLHSVGVSRGQRIGVLAKNSLEYVYLYGAAARIGAIILPINWRLSSEEIEYILSDGSPTVLFADPEFQDVANPIINRAPHQITCFSTQSQCGVFSAFRDLMEKANASHAVKFSQDDRCVIIHTAAVHGRPRGAVITHQGLLVTSLHLQHLWNLGPNDVNMAMLPLFHVAGILMIFSVMMDGGCNIIMPGFEVDMAVGFIEDHKATVFFEFPPMLSSLLDKAEEDGRDLSSLRHVLGIDHQDTAKRFQDVTGGIFWAAYGQSETSGLTSIGPFFDKPGSVGRPLELAEVEIVNDSGKILEPGKSGEIVVRGPQVFKGYWNLQDDTNYTFRDEWHHTGDMGRIDETGYLWFEGRALEKELIKTGGENVYPSEVENVIRQHPLVKDVTVIGVPDPEWGEAIKAVCVLNSGSSISEADLIEFVAARIARFKKPKHVVFVSEIPRNNHGSLDREKIMADFGNT